A region of the Apium graveolens cultivar Ventura chromosome 6, ASM990537v1, whole genome shotgun sequence genome:
GTTTAATATCGTTTATAAACTGATGTCTTCTATACCAAAATATATATCAAACTATTGAAACTAATCATAAAATCACAATAATCAAtgttataataaaaaaattcaataaCGTTGAATATTTCAAGTCTAATAACTAAACATTTAACATCAATCACATCCAAAATTCCAAGTCTAAAACAAACATTCCCAAAGTACAAACTTGTCAGATTCAATACAGAACTGAACATGGTAAGTGTTTGAATCATCTCCAATAGGGGGTTGATGATTTGAAGCTCCAACAGGCTGGTTATGACATCAAGCTCATCAGCATGTAGCTGAAATCCTTGTATAGCGTACGTGCTGCAATTTGGTTGATAGTGCTAATCCAGCGGTACCCTGAAAGATCATATTATCAGCTAATCAACATGAAGGCCTATTTGAAAATTAGATAGTAGAGAAAAGCAAGACTTAAATATGGCTTACCATCGTCTGGATAATTGCAAAGACTGTCGATGAAAAACCTTCTGAAATCACTTTCTAACTATTTCTGATAATCGTATGGAAGCTCTTATTCATGTTATTACTACCTCCGAGTTCTACAGTGAATCAACTTTAACGATAGCCTGTTGCAAAGGGTCAAAAAAGAAGTATTACAACACCCGATAGCAATTTAGAAAGtttaaaattttgttttaaaGAAAATTATTAATCGCTGAGATATTTTACACTAGATCATATTTAAATGGATCTGGCATTGATAATCAATTGACCAAGAtgattaattaaaaaatatacaTACTATATGCCATCCTTTTCAAGAATATGGTCAGACCCTGTTCCAAAACTTTCTTCACCACAAATTGACAACACTCCAGCATCCATTAAAATTCCAAATAATTTCCGACCAGTGGGGACCTGGTAGAAACAGGaaagcaaaaaaaaaatcaaGCCAATTTTCGGCTCCGACAACCATTAATCGCTTGGATAACATTTTTGAACACCAAACCTCAAAAAATGGCAGATTTAACTTCTCAGCAACAAGGTCAAGGGCACCACTTGTTGGAATGGATCTTGATAAACCCTACAAATTTAACAGCACGTGTAATCTAATATAAAAAATAGGACAAATCTAAAAGAAATATTACAGAGGCTTCTTACTTTTGGGCCACTCTGGAAATATGGAATCGCATTTTGCGCATTTGCTGCGATGATCGCAACCGAGTCTAAAGGGGTGACAAAAAATTCTCTACCAAGAATCATGTTTCTATCACCGTCACTTGagaaaatattttaataaatatattaCACACCGCTGAGGTTTACTAAAAGAATGGCATACATGACTTTACAAAAAGAAGCAGCCTGCGGGATATAAGAGGAACATCTGAATTCATCTCCAGGTGCATCAAAGCCACAACTACTCAAGTAACTAATGCTACTTATAGACAAAGCATGTATCTTCTGTTATTTTGAAGAAATGCATGTCATCAATTTAATCAAAGTCAATTAAACCTTTACAACTGTCCATACTAATTACTCTATCATGATTCAAATCTTTAGTATAAAATCAAATCAATAATTGGTTgcaggataaataaaaatatggtAACGAGTAAACTTCATAACCTCCTagaaaatttaaaaatacaaGTCAAGTTTATAAGTTCAGAACTGAAAAGAAGTAGAAACAGAGATGATGGTATGCAAGACAAGTAACGTACCATCACTTGCAGCTCCAAAGTCTGGTTTATTCTCTTTATACAAAATGTTGACCAGGTCTTTAGCATATCTATCCAAAACATATCAATTTCAATgttttataataataattaggctGAATCAACACTAAACTATCTTACGTAAGATTCAGATCTGGATGTCCATGCCCAAAATCTTCTAGAGGCAATCCATTTAAAATAGAAATTCTGCACAACCATAATCAATCCACTATAAAAAACACTTGTACAACAGTTGATTTAAACTAATCCTCGATCATCAAACATGAAATAAAAAGACATACTGCAGTAGCTCCAAGCTTGTCTACAAAGAAGGGTTCTGCATAAGCACCTGCGACTGCGTGCATTGCATCAAAAACCAACCTGAGCATAACATATTTCTCATAAAAAGTTAATATTATCTAACAGGCAACTTTAATAGGCAGAATATCAAAAAATAGAGCTGAACAAATTTGTGTTGGGGTGTAGGACTATCGAGCAATCTTTGATATATGGCCCGAGTGATCCGCGATGAAGAATATATTAAGAGGAAGTCGGAAGTAGCAGAGATAAGAGATGAGCCTCTTCTGGTGGACTTCAGGATGTACTACGACAGACTGATACCAAATGAGATCTTCCGAAAAAAATAAATTTGGGTATATTACATAAAAGTAATATGAATTATGAAGAGTAAAAATTGAGCAAATCAGTGATGGTAATAAGGTCTGAGAACATTTTATCCTTCCATTTAAGAGTGGGCTCAATGGTTATGTTCCATTATTAACGTTTATGTTTTATCTTTCATCTATTACAAATACATAGATATATAGTTACACTTATTACCTGTAATCAGATAGTGATAGCAAACTTCTGATTAGTGAAAAATTGAACACAATATGCACAAAACATCATATCATTTCTAAACATCAAGTGAGATTGCATTGCAAAAAACATTAAAGCATGAATTTGTCGTAATCTTACTTCCATCAGCTCCAAATAGTCAAAAACAGGGTCAACCACTTCAACACTAAATTTCCCATATTTTGTTACACCAAGATGAGAGAGGTCAACATCTGGAATGTCCACCATCTTAATTTCAGAAATCTGTATCAATTTGTAATTCAGATGGAAACTACTAATTTAGGAAGTACTTGTTATATAATAGTAGGACATGAACTCTTAATATCATATAATCAACATGTCAATACATATAACAAAAGGTACTTGACTTTCAATGGAAAGGATATTTTCAGGCGATATAAAAACATAATATGAAGCTTTAAGCAATTATGAATTGAAATTAATTGTCCATTCATATAGCAAATAAAAAACCATAAGAAAGTGATGTTCCATTTGGCTCCCAAAGAAATCTCAATTAATATACTATGTCTTTATATATTACATTAATAAACAGCATATCGTAATTTCATAAAGATCCAAAAGCTCCAAAACCAAATCTTCACAAAGATCCTTAATCTCCAAAAGCAACAGACCTGTGAACAAAAATAGACTAAAGAGAAAAAATTTGTGTACTTAGCGGGGGAACTGAAATATTTATTTAGTCATATTTTTAGAAATGGCTATAGACAACGGTTAGTATAAATAACCGATGTTAAAGTGAAAAACATTtatttgttattattttaaaattgaacaTAGACAATGGTTACTATGTAAACCGATGTCAATATTTATATTCAACATCGcttttttaaaaactgatgttacaCAGGCTTTTAAAATCGAGTGCATTACATGCCGATATCTAAACACCGATGTCatatctactatttctagtagtgaacACAATAACTTTCAACCTAAATCATTATCATAATATACAAtcttatatattatatatgtaagTACTCGAAT
Encoded here:
- the LOC141665643 gene encoding phosphoglucomutase, chloroplastic-like, with protein sequence MVVGGGGKKKMKISEIKMVDIPDVDLSHLGVTKYGKFSVEVVDPVFDYLELMEIVFNFSLIRSLLSLSDYRLVFDAMHAVAGAYAEPFFVDKLGASRISILNGLPLEDFGHGHPDLNLTYAKDLVNILYKENKPDFGAASDGTDGDRNMILGREFFVTPLDSVAIIAANAQNAIPYFQSGPKGLSRSIPTSGALDLVAEKLNLPFFEVPTGRKLFGILMDAGVLSICGEESFGTGSDHILEKDGI